In a single window of the Littorina saxatilis isolate snail1 linkage group LG3, US_GU_Lsax_2.0, whole genome shotgun sequence genome:
- the LOC138961207 gene encoding uncharacterized protein gives MAGGPSRALSHWLVSVQSQWIVGVVRSGFRLLWNDGKAPLVRRPPAFRPPSSQEAISVLRSEIDSLVQKGAVEKVLDHSSPGFYGRLFAVPKASGAWRPVLDLSFLNTFLREIRFKMETPASVRDSLRPGDWATSIDLTDAYFHILMHPADRKWLRFRWASQVYQFRALPFGLSLAPWVFTMVVRQVCALVRSRGVRLRAYLDDWLILSQSQAGCEQDTQSVLREANLFGFSINRSKSELTPCQTFTYLGMSFDTVAWTVQPSQKRVDKLQACIRSTLPLPRASLRTLASILGQMESMSLLVPLGRVHKRPFQLALKPFVDSPTVDWNALIPLQGWFQSATLPWLDTEWVCRGVPIALPAPDLDLFTDASLMGWGAHTDQLTASETSGGPFCHQVLEETTSVRLTIPGSRGVGDERDGHFLVRPGGLRVPAIPVTHTSSQEGGAGGPVPPADRSSLAVSAVVPGPAETRPGPSHSSRSHARRTGTASHRQPPRRASDAESSRVEVVRSSLRRKGASDLTMDLVGRSHRASTSSVYESHWRAWVTWCHEHRLDATAPRTMHVANHLAFMSSQGASAASLKVRRSAISATLRQIGRSIDVSGVIAGVIKGASLADVKSRTPVPKWDLLLVMEFLRSADFEPLRDASFANLTRKSLFLLLLASARRGSEIHALSGNSDDISFESDGSVTLQFRPEFLAKNQAPERASPLVHVRPLSTILAPNDPDLVNCPVRALRIYLARAQSLRSAAQKLLFISLNTERHKDITKTTLARWVSALIKHAYEWSRRNEGGTQPVLPLESARAHETRAWASSLAVLRSRRLEEVLHTAYWRSEDVFMNFYLRDISALRQDGSRALPAMVAGGQLLTRI, from the exons atggcggggggcccttCCCGGGCACTTTCCCACTGGCTCGTGTCTGTACAGAGTCAATGGATCGTGGGGGTcgtgagatcgggcttccgtcttCTCTGGAACGATGGCAAGGCACCTCTGGTCAGGCGTCCGCCGGCGTTCAGGCCTCCCTCCTCGCAGGAAGCCATTTCCGTCCTTCGGTCGGAAATAGACTCCCTGGTGCAGAAGGGCGCAGTGGAGAAAGTCCTCGACCACAGTTCCCCTGGGTTTTACGGACGGCTTTTCGCCGTCCCCAAAGCCTCAGGGGCATGGCGTCCTGTCTTGGACCTGTCGTTCCTCAATACCTTTTTGAGGGAGATaaggttcaagatggagacgccagcgtcggtcagggactctctccgcccgggagattgggcgacttccatcgacctgacggatgcatacttccatattcttatgcatccagccgaccggaaatggcttcgtttccggtgggcaaGTCAGGTTTACCAGTTTCGCGCCCTTCCTTTTGGCCTGTCTCTCGCCCCTTGGGTCTTCACCATGGTCGTGAGACAGGTCTGCGCGCTGGTGAGGTCGCGGGGTGTCCGGCTACGTGCctacctggacgattggctcatccTGAGTCAGAGTCAGGCGGGGTGCGAGCAGGATACCCAATCGGTTCTTCGGGAGGCCAACTTGTTTGGCttctcgatcaaccgatcaaagtcggagctgacaccgtgtcagacgttcacctacttgggaatgtctttcgacacggtggcTTGGACTGTTCAGCCCTCTCAgaagagggtggacaagctccaggcATGCAtacgctccactttgcctctcccgAGGGCCTCCCTGCGGACTTTGGCCTCCATCttagggcagatggagtccatgtcTCTCCTGGTCCCCTTGGGgagggtccacaaacgtccATTTCAGCTGGCGCTGAAGCCGTTCGTGGACTCTCCCACGGTGGATTGGAATGCCCTCATCCCtctccagggatggttccaatccgctacccttccgtggctggacacggagtgggtgtGCAGGGGCGTGCCGATAGCCCTTCCTGCCCCAGATTTGGACCTGTTCACGGACGCGTCCTtgatggggtggggggctcacacagaccagctgactgcgtcag aaacctcaggtggacctttttgccaccaggttctcgaagagactaccagtgttcgtCTCACCATTCCCGGATCCCGAGGCGTGGGAGACGAACGCGATGGACATTTCCTGGTCAGGCCTGGAGGCTTACGCGTTCCCGCCATTCCAGTTACTCACACGAgttctcaggaaggcggagcaGGAGGGCCCGTCCCTCCTGCTGATCGCTCCTCTTTGGCCGTCTCAGCCGTGGTTCCCGGACCTGCTGAGACTCGCCCAgggccctcccattcctctcgctCTCACGCGAGGAGAACTGGTACAGCCTCACACCGGCAGCCTCCACGCAGAGCCTCAGATGCTGAATCTTCACGCGTGGAGGTTGTGCGGTCTTCTCTGAGGCGCAAAGGGGCATCAGATCTGACCATGGACCTGGTAGGACGCTCGCACAGAGCATCTACCTCGTCCGTTTATGAGTCACATTGGAGGGCCTGGGTTACCTGGTGTCACGAGCATCGGCTGGATGCTACGGCGCCCCGCACGATGCATGTGGCGAACCATCTTGCTTTCATGTCCTCTCAGGGAGCTTCTGCTGCCTCGTTGAAAGTAAGAAGATCGGCCATCTCGGCGACCCTACGCCAGATAGGTCGCTCTATAGATGTTAGTGGCGTGATCGCTGGAGTCATCAAGGGCGCTTCCCTTGCCGACGTCAAGTCTCGTACGCCCGTTCCTAAGTGGGATCTCTTATTGGTCATGGAGTTTCTGCGTTCAGCGGATTTTGAACCTCTCAGAGATGCCAGTTTTGCGAATCTTACACGCAAGTCCCTTTTCCTCTTGCTGCTAGCATCGGCACGAAGGGGCAGTGAGATCCACGCTCTTTCCGGTAATTCGgacgacatttcctttgaatCAGATGGGTCCGTTACTTTGCAGTTTCGACCTGAGTTTCTTGCGAAAAACCAGGCTCCCGAGCGAGCTTCTCCTTTGGTTCATGTCAGGCCTTTGTCCACTATTCTGGCTCCGAATGATCCAGACTTAGTAAATTGCCCTGTTAGAGCCCTTCGCATCTACCTTGCCCGTGCTCAGTCTCTTAGATCCGCAGCTCAAaagcttttgtttatttctctcaaTACGGAGAGACATAAGGATATTACTAAGACGActctggcccggtgggtgtcggcGCTCATTAAGCATGCTTACGAGTGGAGCCGCCGCAATGAAGGGGGGACACAGCCTGTCCTTCCGCTGGAATCAGCTCGGGCTCACGAGACGCGAGCTtgggcctcctccttggccGTGTTACGATCAAGAAGACTGGAGGAGGTGCTCCACACCGCATACTGGCGTTCCGAGGATGTCTTCATGAATTTTTACCTGCGTGACATCTCGGCTCTTCGCCAGGATGGATCTAGAGCTTTGCCTGCCATGGTGGCAGGAGGTCAGCTCTTGACAAGGATttga
- the LOC138962470 gene encoding deoxyribose-phosphate aldolase-like yields MAAKNSGVTFDESWIKNVNINLPAVKRRAETVTARRGVKKQWQAAWQLRAVSCIDLTTLAGDDTRANVHRLCYKAAHPIRSDLLKAIGMESAGLTTGAVCVYPSRVGDCRKALENMKCKIPIASVATGFPSGQTSFKTRLEEIRQAVQDGASEIDIVINRTLALQGDWKGVYDEVREMREACGEAHLKTILATGELGSMVNIYKASMVCMMAGADFIKTSTGKEGVNATLPVSLVMVRAIRDFYDRTQRKVGFKPAGGIRTAKDACNWLVLMKEELGDEWTKPDLFRFGASSLLGDLERQIFYYAKGSYPAAYEIPMA; encoded by the exons ATGGCTGCTAAGAATTCAGGAGTGACATTTG ACGAATCATGGATAAAAAATGTGAACATCAATTTGCCTGCTGTCAAGAGGCGGGCTGAAACAGTCACTGCTCGCAGAGGGGTCAAGAAACAATGGCAA GCAGCATGGCAGCTGAGGGCAGTGTCCTGCATCGATCTGACCACTCTGGCTGGAGATGACACACGGGCCAACGTCCACAGGCTGTGCTACAAGGCTGCACACCCCATTCGCTCAGACCTCCTCAAAGCCATCGGCATGGAGTCGGCAG GGCTTACCACAggagcagtgtgtgtgtacccaaGCCGTGTTGGCGACTGCAGAAAAGCCCTGGAGAACATGAAATGCAAGATTCCTATAGCATCAG TTGCTACTGGATTCCCCTCAGGACAGACCTCCTTCAAGACACGCTTGGAAGAAATTCGCCAGGCTGTTCAGGATGGTGCTTCTGAAATTGATATTGTCATCAACAGAACACTGGCACTGCAGGGCGACTGGAAAG GAGTGTACGATGAGGTGCGCGAGATGCGTGAAGCTTGTGGAGAGGCCCATCTGAAGACCATCCTGGCCACAGGAGAGCTGGGCAGCATGGTCAACATCTACAAGGCTTCCATGGTCTGCATGATGGCAG GGGCGGATTTCATCAAGACATCTACGGGTAAGGAAGGAGTGAACGCCACACTGCCTGTGTCCCTGGTGATGGTGAGGGCTATCAGGGACTTCTACGATCGCACCCAGCGCAAG GTTGGCTTCAAGCCAGCTGGCGGGATTCGCACAGCCAAAGATGCCTGCAACTGGCTGGTTCTGATGAAGGAAGAACTGGGGGACGAGTGGACCAAGCCAGATCTTTTCCGTTTCGGAGCAAGTTCCCTGTTGGGTGACCTTGAACGACAGATCTTTTACTACGCCAAGGGCTCGTACCCTGCTGCCTATGAAATTCCCATGGCCTGA